One genomic window of Onychostoma macrolepis isolate SWU-2019 chromosome 25, ASM1243209v1, whole genome shotgun sequence includes the following:
- the cep41 gene encoding centrosomal protein of 41 kDa, which translates to MSVKRGIGDSEYLKKRIPQNPKYQHVKTRLDTGSSLTKYMERLEEARKNYRYRKDELFKRLKVTTFAQLVIQVASVSDQNDNIKDEMMGLEDDVSIFSASPGLDRLSDQTNGSPQPTLLPPQSINNDESGDNAFSPRSTLQSVISGVGEMDLDKNGQKRIQNSPVSTSSITECPYSDCPYLLLDVRDREQYDQCHIISAYSYPIATLSRTMNPYTKEVLDYKNASGKIIILYDEDERIASQAATTMCERGFENLFMLSGGLKVVAQKFPEGMTIGSIPISCLPSPSGPGGQKRSVPQQTSQPAEKKRRFTSEDLSKIQHYLEEVYIPSEPSSRLSSRMSTSSARSKASTVRSSRQGSSIAGSESARSRSSRPWK; encoded by the exons ATGTCGGTGAAGCGGGGCATTGGCGACTCTGAG TATTTAAAGAAGAGGATTCCTCAGAATCCAAAATATCAACATGTAAAAACACGACTTGATACAG GCTCCAGCCTGACAAAGTACATGGAGAGACTAGAGGAGGCAAGGAAAA acTACAGATATAGGAAGGACGAGCTTTTTAAAAGACTGAAAGTGACTACATTTGCACAGCTG GTAATCCAAGTTGCTTCAGTGTCAGATCAGAATGACAACATTAAAGATGAAATGATGGGATTAGAAG ATGATGTTTCAATATTCTCTGCATCACCGGGCCTCGACCGTCTCTCTGATCAGACGAATGGCTCCCCCCAGCCGACGCTTCTTCCCCCACAGAGTATCAACAATGATGAATCCGGCGACAATGCGTTTTCTCCTAGATCTACACTCCAAAG TGTCATCAGTGGCGTGGGAGAAATGGATCTGGACAAGAACGGACAGAAGCGCATCCAAAACTCTCCAGTGTCTACCTCCAGCATCACAGAGTGCCCCTACTCTGACTGCCCATATCTGTTGCTGGATGTGCGGGACAGAGAACAGTATGACCAGTGCCATATTATCAGTG CATATAGTTACCCCATTGCGACCTTATCAAGGACAATGAACCCATACACGAAAGAAGTTCTCGATTAT AAAAATGCATCAGGAAAGATCATAATTTTGTATGATGAGGATGAGAGGATAGCAAGTCAAGCCGCCACCACCATGTGCGAGAGAGGCTTCGAGAATCTCTTCATGTTGTCAGGGG GTTTAAAAGTGGTTGCTCAGAAGTTCCCTGAGGGAATGACAATCGGCTCCATTCCCATCTCCTGTCTGCCGTCACCCTCGGGACCTGGAGGTCAGAAGCGATCGGTTCCCCAGCAGACGTCACAGCCAGCAGAAAAAAAGCGGCGGTTCACCTCAGAAGACCTCAGCAAAATCCAGCATTACCTAGAGGAAGTCTACATACCCAGTGAGCCCAGCA GTCGTCTCAGCAGCAGAATGTCCACTAGCAGCGCTCGCTCCAAAGCGTCTACAGTTCGGAGCAGTCGACAAGGCTCATCCATAGCAGGATCAGAAAGTGCTCGTTCACGGAGTAGTCGACCTTGGAAATAA
- the cpa1 gene encoding carboxypeptidase A1, producing MRGLLVLTALFVAVFGKVTFEGDQVLRITAKDAEQIALLKELPVETLGLDYWMPPSRASLPVDVYVPFHSLQAVRAFLAYNQIQYHVMIENVQDLVDDEEREMVKYRSFPRSTDDFVYTTYHDLNSINSFMDMLVAENSNLVSKIEIGKSYEGRSLDVLKFSTGANRPGIWIDTGIHSREWITPASAIWSAKKIVTDYGRDPVLTDILNNYDIFLEIIANPDGFAYTHSNDRMWRKTRKPNPGSSCVGVDPNRNWEVSFGGSGASSNPCSQTYHGPSAHSEPEVKAIVDFVKSHGNLKTFVSIHSYSQMLLYPYGYTSAPAKDKAELHELARKAVSELQSLYNTAYTYGDVITTIYQADGITIDWTYEQGIKYSYTFELRDTGRYGFILPANQIVPTAEETWLALMAIMEHTKNNPY from the exons ATGAGGGGGTTACTGGTTCTAACCGCTCTTTTTGTGGCCGTGTTTGGCAAAGTGACATTTGAGGG AGACCAGGTTCTTCGGATCACTGCAAAAGATGCAGAGCAGATCGCTCTCCTGAAGGAACTCCCTGTAGAGACACTCGGG CTGGACTACTGGATGCCGCCCTCTCGTGCATCCCTGCCTGTGGATGTTTATGTCCCATTTCACAGCCTACAGGCAGTCAGGGCGTTCCTGGCGTACAATCAGATCCAGTATCACGTCATGATTGAGAATGTCCAG GATCTGGTGGATGATGAGGAACGTGAGATGGTGAAATATCGTTCCTTTCCAAGAAGTACCGATGACTTTGTCTACACCACCTACCATGATCTGAACTCT ATTAACTCTTTCATGGACATGCTTGTCGCAGAGAACAGTAATCTGGTCAGCAAAATTGAGATTGGTAAGAGCTACGAGGGCCGCTCCTTGGACGTCCTGAAG TTCAGCACTGGAGCGAACCGTCCAGGTATCTGGATCGACACTGGCATCCACTCCAGAGAATGGATTACACCGGCCAGCGCAATCTGGTCTGCCAAAAAG ATCGTGACCGATTACGGACGTGACCCTGTCCTCACTGACATCCTTAATAACTACGATATCTTCTTGGAGATCATCGCCAATCCTGATGGTTTCGCATACACCCACAGCAAT GACCGCATGTGGCGTAAAACCAGAAAGCCAAATCCTGGCTCCAGCTGTGTTGGCGTTGACCCCAACAGGAACTGGGAAGTTAGCTTTGGAG GGTCTGGTGCCAGCAGCAACCCATGCTCTCAGACTTACCATGGTCCCAGCGCTCATTCTGAGCCCGAGGTCAAGGCCATTGTGGACTTTGTGAAATCTCACGGCAATCTCAAGACCTTTGTGTCCATCCACAGCTATTCCCAGATGCTCCTCTATCCATACGGATACACTAGCGCTCCTGCAAAGGACAAGGCTGAACTG CATGAACTCGCCAGAAAGGCTGTCTCTGAACTCCAGTCTTTATATAACACTGCCTACACATATGGCGACGTCATTACTACCATCT ACCAAGCTGATGGAATCACTATTGACTGGACATATGAACAGGGCATCAAGTACTCCTACACCTTTGAGCTGAGAGACACTGGCCGCTATGGTTTCATCCTGCCTGCCAATCAGATCGTCCCCACTGCTGAGGAGACCTGGCTGGCCCTGATGGCCATCATGGAGCACACCAAAAATAATCCATATTAA